gaaaagtCTTTgtgttaaaaatattaaaaatattgtttaaaAATGAGTTAATAGTTAAATCATTTGTggatttttttgaattaacatattttgtatattcgTCGTTATGAATTTGGTTATATAAAActtgaaataatttttctttatcagtttttttattttcattatttttaatttgagTAGATGATAATTTATTCATACAAGATGCTTTGTGTTGACTACTTGAGcagcatatataatttggtATTTCGTCATTTTTTGAAagtgtatttttattagtatTTTCTATGGAAAGGAAATCAAAATTCTGTATGACAGTTTGCTCAGcaacttttttaaaaatattaagatTATAACATGAACATGTAGAAAAATCAGGAATGTCATATtcatcaaaaatattttgtgcACATCCAAAAAGGCATCCTTTTTCACAAGCCATTAATTCGACATAATCAATTTGACCATTAAAATGAAGATTGTAAGTGATTTTgatattgtatattttttcgacatctttttttatttcatttctctttatatattttccttcttttattttttttaaaacactATACATACTTTTAAAACCATAAGATAAAACAACTCTGAAAACGCAAGTATCGTTTTCATACAAAGATAATACAACTATGTCATTATATTTGAAATTAAagttattttcatttatattacaatcataaattttattacacacatatttgaatatttcCTCTCCATAACCcattgaaatattatttttattactacATCGAATTACTTTATCagacatatttttatagataAAATGTAGAGATTCGTTAAAATTGTTATCTTTCTGTAATGCAGGGTTTccatcaaaattattttgtattttattttctttataattttttatatccatGAAATTTGTGGTAtcaatatttgtattattatttgataattcaaatttgtttattttttcaaaaagggaataaatattatcaatatttatttcaggCAATGCATAAAAGTTTATTTgcaatttattaattaattcaATAAGTTCTATAGTGGTTAAAACTGAATCTACAGAATAAAAACTGTTGCTTAAATTCGTTTTTGTGGTAGTGTTATAAAAACTATTTATATCCACATGATTATCTATATTGTTCAAActaaaataattcaaatatgttgctatatttttatcaatagcatttttttgtgaaatattatttctttgtgattccaattttttatcaaagcaatataacaaataaacatggtttatttcataaattGACACAGGGACATATTCATAAgctttatttgaatttgttggattgttttctttttcattattatttgtactTTTTAATAACTTGTTGTTTTTTAGGTAATATTTCTCGAAgctttttataaattttaatttatactTATACATGTCAAAGAATGTGTTAATAAGTTGTTTTTTGAGTAGGGAATATGCATACAAGTTATTCTGGGCATGTAATAGTTTTAAAATGATTCCTTGTATATCTTGACTGCTTCTTAACTTACTAAATGcgtttaaaaaattattatcaagttttttttctccATATATAACACTACCAGTACAATGCGCACATATTACTGGATATCTTTCATCCCATTTATTATCAATCGAGtcttcataattatttaatagtTCCTTATCGTTATTAAGTTTTATGGGTCGACTTTTTTGATTATATTGGGtttgataaatatgataattttctctttttatttcattatttattactttatttttaatttttttaaaaactcCTTCAAATAGCTTATCCCCCAATTCGGCATCACTACTCAATGCATGCGTGGTATTGAGTTTGGGATTTGTCtgtttatataaatctggattttttttataaaaatatgaaaggAATTCGTGTTTTGCTTGATCTAGTGCGATTAATTCACTCAAAGATGAATCATAAACATAGTCAAAATTTAgcgatttaaaaaaaaaacataattttttttgagttGTATGAATTGgcaatttataatatacagACAACGCTGTTAAACTTTGTAATGATAACGAAATgatgttaattttttttttttttaaattatttaatatttcaattgcattttgattttttaaaaaatttgtttcTTCATTAGTAACACATCCACTACAAGCCAAACAATCAGTTAACGAAATTTCACCTCtctcattattatttttgttttttacattttttatattttttttcttattaatattaatcaAATTTGGTTtctctattttattttcattaacaTTGGACGTATACAAAAATGGCTTTATACATTCTTCAGCATCGTTGAAGTAATCATTCAAGttttctaattttattgcattcgaaaacatttttttggttgtttattttattatttattttttatcaaatatgAATGCCATTTTctttcatttaatatttttggtGGAATTTAATAGTAGAGTAATgaccaaaaaaaaaaaaaatatacatatatatattatagcgtatttatttttttttattacagCTATTATTTCGTTACtatttgaattttattttcccgATTTctacaaatttaaaataaaaatatacaattgCGTTTGGCCTGAAACGCAAAggataaatattaatgtgGAGATTTTGTAAAACATTAAGTtgttaaaatattgtttttttctgtaagaatgaaaataaaaaaaagggcTCAATAcgcattatttattttgccATCATGAAcgacaattttttttccttaaaATAGTTGAAACATTAATGTGGGGggaaataagaaaaaacaaaatttaatatatcacaatttgtagaaaaataaatattttaatttactattgttattttcGAATTTTATAAGTCTAAGCGTGTTACataaaataagaatatatattttacatattttaataaaatgataatatggGTTATTCACACGTTATACTAGTAGAAAGGTTAAATtctcaaatttttttttaatttgaaaatatggCCCATTTTCATTCTGTTATTTCCCTCAATGATGTTGTAAAAAAGTAATGacataaaaaacaatataaatcTTAATAATCTTTTAAATATCCAAAACGTTGGATAAACAAGTTACCAATCaattgaatatatataatataattatttggtttatttaaaaaggaaacaaatagtaattatatgtaaaataaacaaagcAAAAACATCAGTATATAGCTTGTATACATATAGAATCACAGATTAACTAAAACacaaaatgtatatatgtatgtacaTATAGTTACAACTATTCATGGATAGCGgaaatgtatttatttaacaTGAAATTATTGCGAACAAAAATGGTAGTAACAGCTTTAAACAAGCAAGGAttaatgtattatatatgaataaaaacatatggAAAATGAAACAAAAGGCAATTATTGAAAGTTAAGCAAATACAAATTGACTGCGTATAATGAAATACTAGAATATGTGCCATTTAtaaagaacaaaaaaaataaggtaaaggaaaaaaaaatagttaattatatatatgcacatattatataataattgtgTATAAACTTAAGTGGGCATCTATATGTAACAAACTAGATAACATTAAtcagtatatatatataatttacgAAACAAAtcgtatatttttatattttatcatttttttcttcgcATAAATGTAAAGTAAAAACGTTCccaatattattacaataGTTTTGGATgatattatcattaaagTGATTAATAATCCAGTACTTTGACTACGGCAAGTATCTGTAACTTCACTCTGTAttaagtatataaaaaattgggggaaatatatatgtataaatattatataggTTATAATGTCTcgctatttttatatccaCTTAAGAGAGGGCGCATTGAATATAAATGAGCATgcaaacaaataaatgtgggtaaaaggaaaatataaatattcctTAACATGTAACACAATagatgtataaatataattattacattGATAGTAACAACACAATCTGGAGCGAGTGTTCCTTTGATTTTcccaataataataacccATGGTATATcactataaaaaaaaataataaaatatttataaatggaaaaaaataataatatcgaatatttattcgatttttttaaaggacacaaaaaatatattttgtttaattttaaGAATTACCCCAATATATGTGATAAAAAGGAAGACAATCCAACAGAAAACGGTCTTAAGTTCTTAGGGAAAGCGGCCATAACTAATATATTCTGTCCTGGcttaaaatatgtacaaaaaaatgaaaaatggCTAGTCGTTTTCATGGAAGTTTTTCATaatgaaaagaaaaagcCTACTAAGTAATGTGagttaaattaaatttggatatatatcatactatgaaataaacaattttatcataCCGATAATGCGAATAAAGCAGTATATCCCAAAAATAACAGAGCtgtaaatatgtatatatttttagtaaaTGGTGCGATCATCATACATATACTTCCAAAAACCGAAACAATCAAAAGAGAAAATGACAttaatttgataaatttataaacaagaaaatcttttttatataatttatttatattttcactatttttaatatgttcATAATGCTTATCAATATCgtgtatatttaaattattgtaATCCACTAAATATCCCCCAAATATTGTACCGATTATTGAAGATAAGCAAGCTGCTATACTACAAATAATTACGgataatttatatgatgGATAAATACCATaactatataaaattgttgGCCCATATACCAAATGGCATGACATTATGTCTATATGAGCAGTTAAACCAAGAACCACCaacaaaaaagaaatattagaaaaattattatataataggGAATATAAATCTGATTCTGTTTTTTCACCTTCTAATGCTTCAATACAATTATCTAATTCAATTTCGAGATATTTATTGTCgctattataatttttagtAGTTGTGatgtttaaattattttctgtggtgattttttgttcattaCATTTTTCTAAGTTTCCATTTATTGAAGAATCATCATGCTCCAAATTAATATCTTTATCTTTAagaatatttgtattattcttatttttttcataatcatttttttttaaaattttttcatcaaaaaGGCAGAAAATAAAGGATAGTGCTATTAGGCATATACTCGACGATACAAACACGTGAGGAAtagttatttttaacattgATAATATAGGGGCTAATAAATAACTCAAACATGTGCCTAATGGACACATCATATAGAATATACTAATCCATGCTCCAGCTCTATGCTtagaatatgaaaatatcaGTGATGGAATAATCGTAACAAATGCAGCTTCACTGAAACCACAAAAAAACCTACTAAAAATTAAACCATAATATGACTtgataacaaaaaatatgctaGTCAATATTAATGCGAGTGCatattgaaataaaaatagcgTAGTTATTTTAAAGggatcatttttatatgctaAGGATCCAGATATTATTGAATTTATAC
The sequence above is a segment of the Plasmodium berghei ANKA genome assembly, chromosome: 1 genome. Coding sequences within it:
- a CDS encoding cytosolic Fe-S cluster assembly factor NAR1, putative → MFSNAIKLENLNDYFNDAEECIKPFLYTSNVNENKIEKPNLININKKKNIKNVKNKNNNERGEISLTDCLACSGCVTNEETNFLKNQNAIEILNNLKKKKINIISLSLQSLTALSVYYKLPIHTTQKKLCFFFKSLNFDYVYDSSLSELIALDQAKHEFLSYFYKKNPDLYKQTNPKLNTTHALSSDAELGDKLFEGVFKKIKNKVINNEIKRENYHIYQTQYNQKSRPIKLNNDKELLNNYEDSIDNKWDERYPVICAHCTGSVIYGEKKLDNNFLNAFSKLRSSQDIQGIILKLLHAQNNLYAYSLLKKQLINTFFDMYKYKLKFIKSFEKYYLKNNKLLKSTNNNEKENNPTNSNKAYEYVPVSIYEINHVYLLYCFDKKLESQRNNISQKNAIDKNIATYLNYFSLNNIDNHVDINSFYNTTTKTNLSNSFYSVDSVLTTIELIELINKLQINFYALPEINIDNIYSLFEKINKFELSNNNTNIDTTNFMDIKNYKENKIQNNFDGNPALQKDNNFNESLHFIYKNMSDKVIRCSNKNNISMGYGEEIFKYVCNKIYDCNINENNFNFKYNDIVVLSLYENDTCVFRVVLSYGFKSMYSVLKKIKEGKYIKRNEIKKDVEKIYNIKITYNLHFNGQIDYVELMACEKGCLFGCAQNIFDEYDIPDFSTCSCYNLNIFKKVAEQTVIQNFDFLSIENTNKNTLSKNDEIPNYICCSSSQHKASCMNKLSSTQIKNNENKKTDKEKLFQVLYNQIHNDEYTKYVNSKKSTNDLTINSFLNNIFNIFNTKTFHIFKTTLTSKKKMDIINW
- a CDS encoding major facilitator superfamily-related transporter, putative, with product MINKQNEDINNENNQHQNEKASSFKMEVYEQKCISNNNKFSKHANILLNAENYINKLRNKANNFYFIYVIVTIIHLLIYANRGILSGSYDYLSSYFKYIYPQGNVDVHIGILVSVFIYGISINSIISGSLAYKNDPFKITTLFLFQYALALILTSIFFVIKSYYGLIFSRFFCGFSEAAFVTIIPSLIFSYSKHRAGAWISIFYMMCPLGTCLSYLLAPILSMLKITIPHVFVSSSICLIALSFIFCLFDEKILKKNDYEKNKNNTNILKDKDINLEHDDSSINGNLEKCNEQKITTENNLNITTTKNYNSDNKYLEIELDNCIEALEGEKTESDLYSLLYNNFSNISFLLVVLGLTAHIDIMSCHLVYGPTILYSYGIYPSYKLSVIICSIAACLSSIIGTIFGGYLVDYNNLNIHDIDKHYEHIKNSENINKLYKKDFLVYKFIKLMSFSLLIVSVFGSICMMIAPFTKNIYIFTALLFLGYTALFALSPGQNILVMAAFPKNLRPFSVGLSSFLSHILGDIPWVIIIGKIKGTLAPDCVVTINSEVTDTCRSQSTGLLITLMIISSKTIVIILGTFLLYIYAKKKMIKYKNIRFVS